Sequence from the Parus major isolate Abel chromosome 1, Parus_major1.1, whole genome shotgun sequence genome:
AGGGAACCCATTGCCTACACTGCTGTTatcttttaaaaaccagaagtCTTCCAGTAGGAGAGTAGCAGTTACTAACACCTTCCAGCTGTACATGTGAAGagttaaaacaaaatatcatttCTTTTGAGTTAACCTCTGAAGATAATTCTACCCAAATGACATCTTGGTTACAGCAGGTTTTAAGTCTGTGTTGGAGAGAACAATGCAAGATGGGCCAGTGAAGCATTAATGCTTTTTAGAAGTGCTTTCCACAATAACCAAAGACTTACACCCTGTATATTTAACTATCCTTTCAGAATTTAGGGCAGATAACTCCCTTCTCAAGGAGGTCTGAATCTCACCGATTATATTTGGCACGTGACAAAATTCCAGAAGACTGGAAAAGCACCAACCTTGTGtaatgaaaagaataaatgcatCAAACGAGGTTAATTATACCCCAAAGCTAACATGGAGAATGAATTTAATGGAACTTGGAAATTATTACTGTACATAAACATGAGTGAATATGGAATCTGTTATTACATTTTGAcccttacaaaaaaaaaaaaaaaagatacttcaGGATCCATGGTAGTTCAGCATGGTAAATCACACAGGACCTGAGAGCTGAGaagttttgttcttgttctttcaGAGTACTGATTTGAGTACAAGATTTCTGATCATAGGGAACAAACACATCCATCTACAATGAAACTAATGGTTAATTTTAGCATCCAGGTTATTTGCTTCTGCTAATTATCTGCAGTGAAAGCCTTGAGTGCAGGCTGCAATTAAGCTGAAATGCACAGTAGTAGGATTTAAAAAAGTTTGCTAGTTAATTTTGGAAATACGTTAGATGTGTTAAGAATTTACAAGAGCAAAAGGTAGATATCTAAACACaacttgcattttaaatcagTTCAGTGGCTAAGTTTAACATTTGTTTAATAAATAGGTTGCTTCACTACATTTTACAAGATTACTGATTTACATCACAAGCCCTTACAACCCAACAATTAATCtcagattaattaattaatctcagaatgggaaaaaagtttttgtgcttttataGTTCTCAATTGTCTTCTCAGATTTGGCTGAATTATTtgtctaaataaaaataattccctaTGCACTTGCAAAAATGGTCAGCTTTTATCAGAAGTTGGTTTGTCCTTTCAATAAACTACTGAAATCACTCACTCTGCTAactctgttttcttaaaaacattcattaCACATATTTGATATGCAAAAATATATGAAGTGATAGcaagttttaataatttactcctgtatgtatttcaaatgtaattttaacaAAAACGGTTCAGTACAAAATGGAAAGATTCCACTTCTAACAAAATTTATTGTGATACATTTAAATACAGGGGTGGCTTTTCAATTCCCATGCTGTGCATccagacaaacagaaaatatttaagaggGCAGCTACATCATTTTCTTACTCAAGTAGTGCAAGatttactgtttctttttaatttaaataaatgtatgtatttaaaagcattatGAGCATGTCTTAAAAGATAACTATACTACCTATAGGAGTGTTTTTTTAACTAATAATTGTATATTGTTGGCAAGTTTGATCTTTATTTTTGGTGTGCAAACCAGAacattcagttttattttctacttttcacactggacaattttttttcacatttgatATTTTGACTCAGCAGCAACAGGGAAATTTTGACTATATATAGTTAAGGAGCCTTGACACTGTTTGTTAGTTTAAATTCCAACAGTAAAGGAGGTTGGCCCATGCCCGTTAGgcattcattaaaaaacagtttACGTGAGTTGCAGTTATTTTATAGCTAAAGACTGACATATAATGAAAAACACTAGAAAAAGCTCACACTAATGTTTGCAAAAAGCTTTCTAATCGTGAGGGAAGAGTGAAAATGAACtgttctgaggttttttttaatgaaacaactGATAAATGGCTGGTCAAccctttgcaaaaaaaataaaaaatcaagaGGGATACATTTTCTTAGCACAAGAGAATTGCTGACGTCATTTCATCTACAAGGATGATAAACCAAACACAGCAGGGTAAGGTTTTTCAGCTGTGCAAACCCATTCCTTTTTAGAAAAGTCACTCTGGAGCTGCATTCGAGTAACTTATTTCTGCATAGACAAAGTATCTTTTACAGCTTCAAAGGCAACACTTACGAGACAATCTCTGGTATATCCTCTGGCTTTTTGTAGTGGCCTGCCCACAACAAAAACTTTCTCTCCCAGTCTGTAGGCTTGTATCCAGGCACCCCCGAAGCAGATCgacctaaaaaaccccaacaagaaaaccacacaaacaaagacaaacaacaaaacaccaccAGAAACAACAGTCAGAGAGGCTGGATGGTCAGAGCTGTAACAAAACCAGTTGGGGTGAGCAAGGCAGAACTCTACATGTGATTGCTAGGGGTGGTTAGAGAATGGAAAGTGTATCACAGATTAACAAATGTGTAAATATGGGTTAAATATATGAAGGCATGTAAGGAAAGCTAAACCCTTTCTAAAACCTCAGCATCTGCAGGTCTAAATATGCAGAAGAGATATGCTCCACTATTTAAGCTTGTTAAGGTGCTgtctttctattttatttaaataaggctacaaaaaaaagaaatcaaatggAACAGCTATAGAAAAGCCAACATGCTGCACAGTAACAATAAAAGCCAATATAACATAACAGAATGTTAACTTTTCCAGGCAGTGTAAGATTTTATCTTATCTGAATGCATAAATAAACAGATGACTATAGGCAAAGATTGGACACATAATTTTCAGATCAGTCTTTCAAACTCCATATACAAAATATTCATTATGTAACAGGAAGCTTTTCATATATAACATACCATTGCAATCTAAGAAACAAAGTTCAAAGATAgacagttttttccttttaaacagcAGGCAGTATTGTGTATGGCCATGTTCTCCCTCATGGATAAGTTGTCTAGGAAGTGGGGTGGATACAGTTTGCTGACAATGCCAGGTTAttcaaaaacagaaagaagaggGCTGAGCCCAAAATGCCGTGGGGCTTCAGAACCCAGAGTCAATGAATTGGCCTGACAACTTCCTTGTCCATAAATAGGAAGCAATTCCAGTTCACACATAAATGACAGACTCTGCCCTCGCTTATTAATCATTACCTAGGCCTGAGCAAGGCCTCGGGGTTTCAGTGGTTTTGGCAagtaacagaaaggaaaaaagtgttaACTGTCAGTGATCAGGAACTGGGACAAACACAACAGCATTACTGTGCCCCTGTGTAAAACTGTGACTCCAGCCTTTTGAAAATCATGGGAAATACTCAGAGGGAGCTGAAATAGAACAGGCACAGAGAACACTGGCAAGGACAGCCACAGGTATGGAATGGCCACTGGGTAAGAAACAGTGACTGAGACCCTTTGGCCTGGAAAAAACAGTGACTGAAACTCTCTTCAGCCCAGCTGGGCATTGTAAGAGACCTTGGGAGTGTGGGTTATAATGAGgtcttggtttggaaggggTACTGAATGAAGGAAAATCAAATTGTAAAAAAGTGCAcatcaggttaaaaaaaaccaagactGTAGCTGAGGAATTTCTTCTTAGAGAACAAATTCTTAGAGATTTTTACCATCCACATCCTTAGAGAATGTGGATGCTAAAATATATCCAGCTTCAATAAACTGGGCAattttgtgggggaaaaaaagaaaaactccgGTAAGGACTATTGAACACCAAGATGCCACCTCTGGGGCAGTGGTCTAGAGGAACCCTCTTCCTATTCTCTTCCTTAGGTTCTTGCTGTAGGTCACTATTCCTACTTCACAAAAACGTAAGGAACTTCCTTTACTGGCCCCTGCTGGAGACATCACACTTTTAAGGATACCTTCTGTCCTACCCAGTACAGCTGATTCATGTTTTTAACACAGAGTCGTGCTAAACGCTACCCATCTGTGtgctccttttctcctgcatgGGTGGGCCATGAGGAACCTGTGATACAGAGAGCACAGGAACTGTCCCATAtatagggaaaaaatgtttcatggCCCGAGCTTTCCCTGACCAGCTCCACCCTTAAACATGAACAACTCAGACTCTGCCCTGCAGGGCACGTTCAGTTTTTGGAACAGTTGGAGCTGGCTGCActctgaaaaactgcaaaagTCTTTTAGCTCACACAACATTCCTAAACATGAATAGTTTACAGTGGGGCTGAACAGGCAGTTCCAGAGCAGAGCTAAGGAGCCTCAGTGTAGGAGTGTACAGGAGTGTACACTAGATAAGGTCCTGGTGATCTGCTACAAAGTGAAAGCTGTGTGATCGTCACAAGTGGAAATATTGACCCCTGGCTTTTTGTTAGAAAACAAGACTTTACCAAATTTAATGCTCCATTTTTCAGTCTAGAGACCAGAACTCCCACAAAATCAAGGATAAGAGCATCTCTGTCAGCCAAATTCCTGTTCAGATGATTGCAGGATGGATATGCAAGTATTGCATGGCATGAAACATTCCATAACTTTATCAAAGGCTCTTACTCTTTGACTGACGGTCTTGCTGGGGTTTAATGCACAGCCTTCTGCTTATCTTTGGGTCCACTCCCTCAGTCATCCTCAGAACTGAGGGAATATTTCTTCCCAGCAGTTTAACAGCCCTATCtggaagagaaagcagatgAAGCAGAGGCCAAATTTAACTCAGAGCAGTTGCAAGTGGGAACCAGCTTTTCAATGGAagcatttgtgttttgtttttttttaacacaaaaggaaaaaaagaaaagcaatagtACAAATGCAGATAAGAAGTACCAGGTTTAATTGTAACAGCcttctaaagaaattaaaacttgtTTATAAGGTGCGCCTTGAACTTGCTCAGTAGTCCtatgcagaaaaatgtgaatgcaATTAaattcctttaggaaaaaaatacaagtatgCAAGATAATGTCCTACCAGCAATTTCTAAAACACATTACACATCACAGTTTCCAGGAACTCATCTGAACATATGCTTCAGATACACTTTGGATGGTGCTACTTCAAGGACTGCACACCAGCATTCTACCAATCTTGTCACATCCCAAAAGCATGGGCAGAATCAAGTCAAAAAGACCGAATCTTTAGCACTGTGAGGTAACTACTGTGTAGTGCATTAGAAAAGGCCAGGGCACCTCATATACGAACACATACTTTAAAGAAGGCGGCTctaatgaattaataaaatgaaaaagttctggaaaaaaacccaaaccaaactaactcagaaaggcaaaaaggacattttttaaaatatgagctctttttttccttcgTTATACTGTCCGAAGGCGTCTCTCTTAAGGCCCTTTACTTTCGAGGTATAACACACTCTCGCTCTGAAAGAACAGCAAGTTACATTTAAGGGCGACACCCATAAGGGAACCGGACCCTTTTCAAGCTCTTTAGAGAACACGAGGCGCAGACCCACTCCTGGCGCTGTTCGGAACGCCAGCCCGGCCCCTCGCTGTCCCGGGGCGGAGGCGCagcagcggcggcagcgccgGCCGGGCCCTGGGCCCCGCTCACTCCCAGCCTCCCCCACTCACCGGCGCGGCCCCACATGGCGCTGCTTCGGCCCCGCCGGGCTCCGCTCAATGTCACCGCTGGGCCCCGCCCCGGGCCCGCGNNNNNNNNNNNNNNNNNNNNNNNNNNNNNNNNNNNNNNNNNNNNNNNNNNNNNNNNNNNNNNNNNNNNNNNNNNNNNNNNNNNNNNNNNNNNNNNNNNNNNNNNNNNNNNNNNNNNNNNNNNNNNNNNNNNNNNNNNNNNNNNNNNNNNNNNNNNNNNNNNNNNNNNNNNNNNNNNNNNNNNNNNNNNNNNNNNNNNNNNNNNNNNNNNNNNNNNNNNNNNNNNNNNNNNNNNNNNNNNNNNNNNNNNNNNNNNNNNNNNNNNNNNNNNNNNNNNNNNNNNNNNNNNNNNNNNNNNNNNNNNNNNNNNNNNNNNNNNNNNNNNNNNNNNNNNNNNNNNNNNNNNNNNNNNNNNNNNNNNNNNNNNNNNNNNNNNNNNNNNNNNNNNNNNNNNNNNNNNNNNNNNNNNNNNNNNNNNNNNNNNNNNNNNNNNNNNNNNNNNNNNNNNNNNNNNNNNNNNNNNNNNNNNNNNNNNNNNNNNNNNNNNNNNNNNNNNNNNNNNNNNNCCggccttccccctcccctcatCCCCCGGCaggagcggggccgggcagcTCCCCGTGCCCGCGGGTCCCTTTCCCGGGACGCAGCGCTCGCGGCGCGGGAGATCCGCGGGCGGCGGGAGATCCGCGGGCGCCTCCGCGGCGTCTGAGGGAGCGAGAGGGGCCACCCGCGGCTCCGGCGGTGCGAGCAGGGCCCGggccggcggggccgcgggAACCGGCCTGTTTCTCCGTCACGGAATGCCAGAATACCCTGAGTAGCTAGGGACCCTCAGGAATCACCGCGTCCAGCTGCCGGCCCTGCGCAGGACACCCCAAGGGTCACTCCATGTGCCTGAGCGTGCTGTGCAAACACATATTGAACaggctgtgaccacttccccaGGGAGCCcgttccagtgctctgccactcTCTGggaaaaactttttcctgagATCCAACCTAACCTCCCCCCAAGCCCCCCCAGAATGGTGGGGGTTTTATTCAAAGTTTGCCGTTTTGGTGCAGGTTGTGCCCACTTTCCTTTGTGGAAGCGGGGACGGGGCCTTGGGCAGGGGCTCTTCAGCCTGTCCGTGCtgcctgcagggccaggggacTTCAGGGGGCATCAGTTACTCACCCCTGCTCTGGCCTTTGCTGCCAAGGAAACTCCATGGTTTGCAGCACACGCTCCTGAGTGTGGGATTGTTCCTTTGGTGTGCTTCTAACCCTTTGTAAGAAATCCTATTTGGTTTCTCTTAAAATGCTTAactatgcattttttttttttgtagtaggCTTTTCTGAGAGGTATAACCAAGTACATCTCTTTTTTAAtacaggagctgctcagggtgATGAGGACAATCGATGATAGAATTGTTCATGAATTAAACACAACAATTCCAACAGCTTCCTTTGTGGGGAAGGTTGATCCTGGTCAGACATGTAAAGAGCTGTACGAGTCTGTGAGTGTGCACACCTTCCCCTttcagctccctccctgctgctttgtCATGTGCAGTGGCCAGTAAAGCATCCTCAGTGTCTGAGGAAAACACTGCCTTGGTAGATGCTGCTTGTGTATTCCTAGCTGTCCCACTCAACAtctcttcagtttaaaaccatgcAGGGAAGTTCTTTGTTCTGCAATACTGATCCTTTGAGGATGTTTTAAAAAGGGTgcttgcttttcctgctgctctgcaagaCTCCTTCTCATGTTTACCTTTGACTTTTGATCAGCTTGGTAAGAGCAAGAAGGACAGGATAGTCTGAGttgagagcagctgctgctcaaagCAGTGTTGTTTCTCACATGTGGATTATGAATTCAAAGGGATTTCTATAGGCACAGCAATACAATGACTTTAGAAAGTGTCTCTTTAAACTTATAACTAAGAGGTTTTTATTCTCTGATGAGTCACTGTGACTTTCTCTCCCCACTTAGTTGATGGCTGCTCATACCAGCAGAGAAAGAATCATCAAAAACTGCATCTCTCAGACTTCCGCTGTAGTGAAAACTCTcaaagaagagagggaaaaggctGATGAAGATGTAGCATTATTAAAGCAACTCAGGAAAGAGCAGACAAAGGTGAGTGGTGGAGCCTTCTAGAGATCACTTACAGAGGAAGAAGTGGGTATGTTTCCCAAGCAGAAAGACCAGTGTGATGGAGAGAACCTGAAGTGGATCCTGAGTCAAGCAGTCTTTTCCAAGGTTTTTGTTGGCTCTTGTTGGTCTCATGAGAATTATTTTCCCAAGGCATCAAGGCAGAGAGCTGCCTTGCAAGTGGAGCATTTCCTGAGATCTTTTACACAAATGCTGTAGAAAAACACACATTCTTTCCCATGGTGGATTCTGACCTTCAGTGACTGATACCACTGAGGCATAGCTTAACTTTTCCTGTTCTCTACAAGATGCGCCCAGGCAGCCTTGAATTCCACTTACACaagcttttttctgtttggtatTTCTTTGGATTAATATTTGGAGTACCTTGTGATGGTGTGGGAGACACTTCTGGGTTTTCATACAGAATTCTAATGTGCAAATGCCTTCTCAGCCTTCTGGCCTGTGGGTGGAAAATGTACTTTACCAGAGGTGACCAGAGGGGATTGAGTATCAGAAGTGGAGAAAGGAGCCCCACTGAAGTTCTCACCCCACTTCCAGGGCCCCTTTTGTAAGGAAAAGGATACCGAGAGAACCATGTGGCAGACAAGCCTGGTCTATTGGACTTCTAGCAAGCATGGATATTAGTTTGGAAAACTAGAGTGGTATCTTAGTATTTTCTACACATATTGTTAGCAGAGCCAGTTGTTTAAATCATTTACTTACTGAACCTGAAATCTCTCACTGAAAACACTGTGAGGATCACAATGATAGTGTTTAATGCTTCGAGATGGCTTCAAATGTTAAAAGCAATCCATAATTTAGAAAGATCTCAAATTTTTATGAGCTTCTCCTCAGATTTGTACTCAGACTTTATGAGGTGTGATCctcctgattattttttttttggacctCCAAAACAGAGTTGTGTTTTTTCTACAAGTCAGAAAAGCTATCTTGGCAGAACATATCCTAGTTTTAAGAGTGAGAACTTCAAATATCTATTCACTTCCTTGCAATACAgatctcttttcctttgttatGTGTGTTTCTCTCATCCTGCTAGCTGTACAATTTGGAGGCCTTCATGTAAAATTATTACGTCTGTGTCACTGAATGAGAAAACGTGGAGTATTAGTTTATTTGAACTGCTAAAGATTCTCTGAGTGTTTATTTTATAGATACTTACCCTGGTTGTCCAGTCACTGTGGATACTGGATTGTTATTTCAAACAGATTGAAGTCCTGTTGAGTTGGGGAAAGTGCATCCAACAACTGTAGCAACTCTGTGTTCTTGGGATATCTTACTTGGAAGGTTTTTAGTGGGATTGCTGTCTTGGTTTGTACCTGTTCACCAGGCCTCTAATTGGAACCATGGATTGAAAATGGATAAACTCTGACTCTTAGTCTGTTGTGTTAAAGACTCCAACAAGAATATATCCTAAATTCGGGCAAAAATGATAGATGTTTCTTAAATCTCCTACTGTTGCTTCAGGACCAAACTACCCGAACACAACAGTCACACCTGCCCCTCGGGGTTTCTAGTAGGTGTGAAACAAAGAGCTTCTTACCCTTCTCATGGTTCAAGTGAGTGCTCAAGAACTGTGTATTGGTGGTAGCTCTTCCAGAGCTTTTGCATCTGGGTAGAGGTGATTTGTCATGCAGTGATGACATAAAATATTAACTGGTTCAGAGAGCACAAACAACACGTGATCAGACTGCAGACCCTTTTTGGTCAGTGAACTGAGTAGATGGCAAATGAAGCAGAGAGGATCTGTTCATAACCTTAGTTTTGAATAGTtagtttttagttttaaatCCAGAAGCCTAGCTGGATTCCTAGCTTTGCTGCCAGCTTCATCTATGACTCTAATAATGCAAGAGtggcagctgaggctgcagaggtAACCCCAGCCCTGGCATTCCCTGTGCTGAGTGCTTGAATTAGGTGCAGTTATTTGTGCCTGTGAAGGCATCAATGTTAATCAGTTAATTGCTAGCAAATTTTGATGGGCATTATTTAGGAATAGAGCATGATAACCAGGATCTACTGCCAGGCTTACTACGTGAGTCTGCCTTCACTGTGCCCTTGCAGACCTTTGTGTGCCCTGAGCACTGGCTGACTGGAAGGGCCAGCTCCCAGGGTGATTACACATCCTGCCCTTTGGTTTGCACCATCAGAGGAGGTGAGCAcctggtgctgggagctgagaaGTTGCACTAGTAGTAAGAACTGAAGGCTGCAGGGAGACCTGTTTGACAATAACCTTTTTATCTGTTATTTTCTGCAGTTGAAATTGATGCAGTCGGAGCTCAATGTTGAAGAAGTGGTAAACGACAGAAGCTGGAAGGTACTCAGTCATTTAATAGTGATGATGTTCTGTCCCAACAGACAGTCCTGCACTGGAGGTGTGGGGCTGGTGCCTTATGAAGCAGGTTAACTAGAAATAGATGAGGGGAGTGCCAGGGGAAATGCTTCAATGGAGTTGTTTTCCCAGGTCTGGATGCAGAGATCAAAGCTTTTCAGTTGGACTGCTAAGGGAAGAAGAGCGTCTGATTCAGCGGGCAGGAGGGACTGTGGGTTATTCCCTGTGTCCCTTTCTCCCCCTTGCCAATGGCTGAGGAGTTTGTATGCTTTTCTATGGTTTGTGGACTTCTCTGAAAAGCTTTGCAGGGCCTCTAACAGTGTCAGAGCGATGGATCTTTCACGTTTGCCTGTATCTGGTGCTGCTCActctgagcagagcacaggggagGGTGAGGTTGTAGAAGTTGAACTTTTTCCTGATGGAGTTTCTTCAGGCCTGAACAGACACTCCCTGGTGCAAAGGGCAGCCTTGCCATTGCGCTCCTGTGTCAGCAGAGGGTGCAGATCACCCTCTGGATTGATGGCCTCAAAGTCTGTCTGGTGATTTTAACACTGAGCTTAAATTCTGAGGTGGCTGTATTGTGTCACTGCAGCATTTTACATCTGGCATCCTTTTCTGGTTTGGTGTAGCTTTTCAGAGCTTTCATTACTGCAGATAGAacctctttccttctccaaatGCAAAAAGGATTTTTGCAAATAGCTAGTATTAGCTGCACCTTcctttttaatctcttcttcattattttaatcCCCTAAATTGCACCAGTGTAAAATCAGCTTTATGTCCTGGCTATGTGTCAGTAACCTCAGTTCAGGCTGATGAAATGAGCATTTACAGTTTTCTCCATATGCTTTGCCATCAGTACACCTCTGTACTGTCCCAAAAAGCTAAGCATGCActtcagtttaattttaaacctGCTCAGATCTGACTAAATAATGCCACAGCCTTAACAAGAACATGCTGCAAGTCACTAGGGGCAAATATTTCATGGTGATTCTGCTATAGGGGAATAGCCCCCACCCTAATCTTCATCCTGAAGCACCAAATTTAGTAATGATCCCAGAGGTTTCTTGTAGCTGCATTAAGCTTTTACTGGTGACAGAACTGTCTtaatttttcctgaagatgGAGAGTTTATAAACAGTAAGATATGCATGGTGCAGGGGTACTTTAGCCTCCGAGTGTATTCCTCAGCCAATAATCAGAGTGGGGCTTCAAGAGAtaaatatttctgggttttatCTTCAGCTCTGCTATACTATGCTCTGAATATACACATAAATGTCTCCTTTAGCTGCCCACAAAAATGTCACTAATGGAATTAGAAACAGTCATGGAATTGcaaaaacaaatgcagtttgTTACATGGAAATGATTATTAGTGTGCAGGCTGCTGTTTTACTGTTGTACACTTCTGGTTGGGAAGTACATTTGTACTTCTCTTAATCCTAAACAACTGAAAACTAATTGGAAAAATCTGATTAGGAAAGAGTTTCTTAAACACTGGCTGACTGTAGCAATAGTGGTGTACAGAAGAATGCTGCTTTAGAGAAATGCATGCAGTGGAATTTGGATGATACCAAACAAGGAATTGACTTTGAAGCAAGACACTTGCATTAGTCTCTGTCCAGCACCTCCATACTGGAGTTTATTGTTGGGAGTGGTTTATACAAATACGTAAAAGCCAGCAAAATCAAACTTTCATGTAGTAACATGAATTTTAAAGTTTCTCACCCattgcttttcctgaaaaatgtctgaaaaatgaGAATAGCACTTCACAGGTAGACCAATGGAGTTTAGTGGCCTGAGTAACATACTGAGATCTGTGAGCCAATGATCCTAAAAGTAGGAGGCAGTGTTAGTAAGACTGCAGTGTTGATCTTCCTGCCACAGGTTGTGGAGTTACTGTTGAAGATACTTTGAAAGTTAGCAAGATATCAAGCAAGCTGGTGTGTTGTTTGATGCTGGAGACCCTTGCAGTGCTTTAGAGAGTATTTCCAGCACCCTTTTAGACATATATGCCATTAAAATGTCATTAACAGACAATGGACAAAAAACAGTGTGATTTGTTTAGTagtaaaatgtttctgaattgGACCTGCTTTTGCTCTTAATTACTACAGTTTCCTCCTATCACTGATCTCAAACCTTTACCTCATCTGAACTTTTCCAGAGGTGTCTATTCCATGTGGATTATGTGCAGACATAATGTCTGCAAGAAACTATATCacaacttttgttttctgcaataTGAAGCAGTTTGTAATACATGtctatttcttaaaataaattaaatttgaaaggTAGTtgaaaattaatccaaaattGTTGAAAAGCAGTACTGTAACTAATGTGTGCTCCCAGCTTCACTTTTGCTTAGTTGCCATAGGTTCTGGACTGTGAATAAGATCAGCTGTAGAAGATTGTAGGAAGACAGAGCTTGAAGCAGTGTATTTATATAAAGTGTTGTATAACTTCCCCAAATCTACAAGATCACTCACTTTGCACATAAAGTCAGTGGAAGAGTTCATGAAACTTCATATCCTGATGATCACAGGCACTTGGGTCTGCCAAATCCCTGGACAGCTTGGCAAAATATGTTCTTGTGGGAATGCTGGTGGACAACCAACAACTGCCAGAGCCTCAGCTTGGTGTCAGGTGGTGCTTGTGTCTCTTTCAGGACTTGTGCTGGACAAGTTTGGATAAAAACTGATAAATAACTAAATGGCTTGTGAAGAGCATCTGCAACCTTGGTGGGAGcctgtgtgttttgctttggaTTCAGACTGCCTTACTTTAAATAGTTACGTTTATTGGCCCTCCTTAGGGCAGGCTGGCAGCGGTTCAAGCTAAATATACATGAAACTCAGTATCCAGTTCTGAAGGCTAATTTTTACCCAGAGAAGGTGCCAGAGGTGAGTGAGGCAGGAGTGCTGTGCCCTTTGCAGGGAGTGCTGGCAGCATTGGCACAGGCAGGCAGATCACTGGAAGTGTGGCTTCCAGGAGCCCTTGTCCCTCTTCTTGGCTGTTGTGCCAATGTAAAATGTGCCTGCTCAGGAAAGACAGGAATACAGCGCCTAAATTTGAATGCCAGAGTGATCCTAACAGAACACAACCATTCAGGAGCCTTCCAATTATTATTTCCCtccctttaaaaacaaaaaggcattAACCTTTTTGATGATAAGAGCCTGCCAGGATTAAGAATCTGTATTATTGGAGGGAGAACACTTAGTGCTGTGCAGTCTCCAAACTGCAAACTTTGTATTTACTAAA
This genomic interval carries:
- the CCDC58 gene encoding coiled-coil domain-containing protein 58 isoform X2, translated to MRTIDDRIVHELNTTIPTASFVGKVDPGQTCKELYESLMAAHTSRERIIKNCISQTSAVVKTLKEEREKADEDVALLKQLRKEQTKVFNERCRIHYKPPKSQ
- the CCDC58 gene encoding coiled-coil domain-containing protein 58 isoform X1; translated protein: MRTIDDRIVHELNTTIPTASFVGKVDPGQTCKELYESLMAAHTSRERIIKNCISQTSAVVKTLKEEREKADEDVALLKQLRKEQTKLKLMQSELNVEEVVNDRSWKVFNERCRIHYKPPKSQ
- the FAM162A gene encoding protein FAM162A — translated: MWGRADRAVKLLGRNIPSVLRMTEGVDPKISRRLCIKPQQDRQSKSRSASGVPGYKPTDWERKFLLWAGHYKKPEDIPEIVSLETVRAAKSTLRVRFSYVMIALTIVGCITMVIRGKQAMKRHESLTSINLEKKAQLRAEGASSKP